DNA sequence from the Prochlorothrix hollandica PCC 9006 = CALU 1027 genome:
CAAAACACCCCTGCCCCTGGCCTATGCCATCCACTTGCGGCAATTGTTGTTGCTGTACTGTTTAGTATTGCCCTTTCAGTGGGTGGGAGATTTGGGAATGCTCACCGGTTGGGTCACGGCCTTGGTTAGTTTTACCCTCTTAGGCATCGAAGAAATTGGTCTGGAAATCGAAAACCCCTTTGGCACCGATCCCAATGATTTGCCCCTCGATACCATCTGCGCCACCATGCGCCGTAATATCGAGGATCTGATGACCCTCAGCCCCAGTTCTGCCTATGATGCGGGCTACCCCGATGCGTTGCTAGATGCGTTGCCAGATGCGGTTTCTGGGGTGGCTTCTGGGGCGATTTTTGAGGGGGCTTCCGAGTCCCTAGGCTCCCGTTTCCCCCGTTCTTAGCCATGAACCCTTTACCCAGGATTCCTTCACCCAGGAACCCTGCACCCCTGACCATCGCTGATCTGGGGGAGCAGGGTCTTTTGCAACGGCTGCAACCCTTCTGTGCCCCTGGGGTGGTGGGGGATGATGGGGCGGTGCTACAGCCCAGTCCCGGTCAAGCCTTGGTGGTGACTACCGATACCTTGGTGGAGGGGGTTCACTTCAGTGCCACCACCACCCCGCCGGAAGCTGTGGGTTGGCGATCGGCGGCGGCCAATCTCTCGGATCTAGCGGCCATGGGAGCCTTGCCCCTGGGGCTGACGGTGGCCTTGGCTCTGCCCTCCACCTGTTCCGTGGCCTGGTTGGAGGGGCTGTACCAGGGTTTGGCCCAGTGTGTGGGGGACTATGGCACGGCGATCGTCGGGGGAGACCTCTGCCGCGCCCCCCATTTAGTGGTGTCGATCACGGCCCTGGGGGAAGTGCCCCCCCCCCTGGTTCTGAAGCGCAATGCGGCCCAGGTGGGGGATGCCATCGTGGTGACGGGCTACCATGGGGCATCCAGGGCTGGCTTGGAGTTATTGCTCGATCCCGATCGTGCCCTCACGGGTCTGTGTCCCCCCTCCCCCCAGCAGCGGGATCAGTGGATCCGTGCCCACCAATATCCCCGGCCCCGGTTGGATTGGGTGCCGTGGCTGCGATCGGCCTTGGCCCAGGGTCAATCTGCCTCGGCTTCCCGCTCCTTTGCCGCCATGGACAGCAGCGATGGTCTGGCCGATGCAGTGCTGCAACTCTGTCGCGCCAGTGGGGTGGGTGCCCATTTAGTCCAGGCTGATCTACCCCTGCCCCCCGGCCTAGCGTCCTGGCAAGGTTTGGCCACGGCCCTGGACTGGACCCTCTACGGTGGCGAAGACTTTGAGTTGGTGCTGTGTCTGCCGGAGACCGTGTTAGCCGGTTTAGAGGCAGCGTCTGGGGCGGGGGTGCCCGCCTTTGGGTTGCGGCGGGTGGGGACGATCGTGGCCGGATCCCAGGTCACCCTCCACGGTTCTGATCCCCAGGAACCCGGTCGGGTATTGAGCCTCGATCGGGGCTTTCAGCACTTTTCTGAACTTTTCTGAACTTTTCTGACCCGTCCCCTGCCCCAGCTTAATTCTGCCCCAGCTTAATTAGAGTTAAAAGGGGGTTACCGCTGAAAGCGGGACAAGATTAACGGGACAGTGGGGCGCTCCGCGCCCCACTGTCCCGGCTTAAGTTGATACCCTTAAAACCCACATTCAGCAGGTTTCTAAGATAAACAGAAAATTAAGGGAACCCAGAGCCAGAGGGGGATAGAGCAAGATCAAGGGGATAGAGCTGTTCCTCCCTTGAGAGAGCAGGATGCTCAACTC
Encoded proteins:
- the thiL gene encoding thiamine-phosphate kinase; the encoded protein is MNPLPRIPSPRNPAPLTIADLGEQGLLQRLQPFCAPGVVGDDGAVLQPSPGQALVVTTDTLVEGVHFSATTTPPEAVGWRSAAANLSDLAAMGALPLGLTVALALPSTCSVAWLEGLYQGLAQCVGDYGTAIVGGDLCRAPHLVVSITALGEVPPPLVLKRNAAQVGDAIVVTGYHGASRAGLELLLDPDRALTGLCPPSPQQRDQWIRAHQYPRPRLDWVPWLRSALAQGQSASASRSFAAMDSSDGLADAVLQLCRASGVGAHLVQADLPLPPGLASWQGLATALDWTLYGGEDFELVLCLPETVLAGLEAASGAGVPAFGLRRVGTIVAGSQVTLHGSDPQEPGRVLSLDRGFQHFSELF